In Hypomesus transpacificus isolate Combined female chromosome 4, fHypTra1, whole genome shotgun sequence, the following are encoded in one genomic region:
- the ldlrap1a gene encoding low density lipoprotein receptor adapter protein 1a isoform X1, which translates to MDALKSAGRAIIRSPSIAKQSWHASRHKKLPENWTDTRETVVDGMTFNLRQLGMTLVDQPKGEELSAAAVKRIVATVKASGKKPPKVSLKVSPQGIVLLDCLSNQLLENISIYRISYCTADKLHDKVFAYITQNTLNGTLECHAYLCSKRKVAQAVTLTVAQAFKVAFEFWQVAKDEKEKRVKGGSTGEESISAQRRPTSLTDVATGNLLDFDDNVAMVLETNNIEQRSLDHSPPEKINNNNTVWEMEDGLDEAFSRLAVSRTNPQVLDIGVTPQDWLTEPDWDSANGNSSIRDDSYVS; encoded by the exons agcTGCCAGAGAACTGGACCGACACTCGGGAGACTGTTGTCGATGGGATGACCTTTAACCTCCGACAACTGGGCATGACTCTGGTGGACCAGCCCAAGGGGGAGGAGCTGTCGGCAGCAGCAGTCAAGAGGATCGTTGCCACG GTGAAGGCCAGTGGGAAGAAGCCTCCCAAAGTGTCTCTGAAGGTGTCTCCCCAGGGCATCGTCCTGCTCGACTGCCTGAGCAACCAGCTCCTGGAGAACATCTCCATATACAg GATATCCTACTGTACGGCAGACAAGCTGCATGACAAAGTGTTTGCCTACATTACCCAGAACACCCTCAACGGAACCCTGGAGTGTCACGCCTACCTCTGCTCCAAGAGGAAAGTG GCCCAGGCTGTGACCCTAACAGTAGCCCAGGCCTTCAAAGTGGCATTTGAGTTCTGGCAAGTGGCTAAAGATG agaaggagaagagagtgaAGGGTGGCTCTACAGGGGAGGAATCGATCTCTGCCCAGAGGAGACCCACCAGTCTGACAg ATGTTGCCACGGGCAACCTGTTGGACTTTGATGATAACGTTGCCATGGTATTGGAAACCAACAACATCGAGCAGCGTTCTCTGGACCACAGCCCCCCCGagaaaatcaacaacaacaacactgtctgg GAAATGGAAGATGGTTTGGATGAAGCCTTCTCCAG actGGCAGTGTCGCGTACTAACCCCCAGGTCCTGGACATTGGGGTGACCCCCCAGGACTGGCTGACAGAACCTGACTGGGACAGCGCCAACGGCAACAGCTCCATCAGGGACGACAGCTATGTCTCCTGA
- the fndc5b gene encoding fibronectin type III domain-containing protein 5 — protein sequence MGKKGFSAAAFLVLGYLTVSSVYADFLSAPLNVTIRELEVNSAVVTWETLEGDPVIGFAITQQKKDVRMLRFIQEVNTSTRACALWDLQEDTEYIVQVRSISLQGSSPPSQPLLFRTPREAEKLASKSPDEVTMEEVDQALRAGELLIILVVLIMWAGVIVLFCRQYDIIKDNEPNNNKDKAKTSSECSTPEHPQGGLLRSNV from the exons ATGGGAAAAAAAGGGTTTTCTGCGGCGGCATTTCTGGTGCTGGGCTATCTCACGGTCTCATCCGTTTACGCTG actTCCTGTCAGCTCCTCTCAATGTGACAATCAGAGAGCTGGAGGTCAACTCAGCCGTGGTCACCTGGGAGACCCTGGAAGGAGACCCTGTCATCGGATTCGCCATCACACAGCAG aAGAAGGATGTGCGGATGTTGCGCTTCATCCAGGAGGTGAACACGTCCACGCGCGCCTGTGCTCTGTGGGACctgcaggaggacacagagtACATTGTCCAGGTGAGGAGCATCAGCCTGCAGGGGAGCAGCCCCCCTAGCCAGCCCCTCCTCTTCAGGACGCCTCGGGAGGCCGAGAAGCTGGCCTCCAAGAGCCCAG atgaggtCACCATGGAGGAGGTGGACCAGGCACTCAGAGCTGGAGAGCTCCTCATTATCTTGGTGGTGCTGATCATGTGGGCAG GAGTGATCGTGCTGTTCTGTCGCCAGTATGACATCATCAAAGATAACGAGCCCAACAACAACAAGGACAAGGCCAAGACCTCATCTGAGTGCAGTACTCCAGAGCACCCACAGGGGGGGCTGCTGCGCAGCAACGTCTAG
- the ldlrap1a gene encoding low density lipoprotein receptor adapter protein 1a isoform X3, producing the protein MTFNLRQLGMTLVDQPKGEELSAAAVKRIVATVKASGKKPPKVSLKVSPQGIVLLDCLSNQLLENISIYRISYCTADKLHDKVFAYITQNTLNGTLECHAYLCSKRKVAQAVTLTVAQAFKVAFEFWQVAKDEKEKRVKGGSTGEESISAQRRPTSLTDVATGNLLDFDDNVAMVLETNNIEQRSLDHSPPEKINNNNTVWEMEDGLDEAFSRLAVSRTNPQVLDIGVTPQDWLTEPDWDSANGNSSIRDDSYVS; encoded by the exons ATGACCTTTAACCTCCGACAACTGGGCATGACTCTGGTGGACCAGCCCAAGGGGGAGGAGCTGTCGGCAGCAGCAGTCAAGAGGATCGTTGCCACG GTGAAGGCCAGTGGGAAGAAGCCTCCCAAAGTGTCTCTGAAGGTGTCTCCCCAGGGCATCGTCCTGCTCGACTGCCTGAGCAACCAGCTCCTGGAGAACATCTCCATATACAg GATATCCTACTGTACGGCAGACAAGCTGCATGACAAAGTGTTTGCCTACATTACCCAGAACACCCTCAACGGAACCCTGGAGTGTCACGCCTACCTCTGCTCCAAGAGGAAAGTG GCCCAGGCTGTGACCCTAACAGTAGCCCAGGCCTTCAAAGTGGCATTTGAGTTCTGGCAAGTGGCTAAAGATG agaaggagaagagagtgaAGGGTGGCTCTACAGGGGAGGAATCGATCTCTGCCCAGAGGAGACCCACCAGTCTGACAg ATGTTGCCACGGGCAACCTGTTGGACTTTGATGATAACGTTGCCATGGTATTGGAAACCAACAACATCGAGCAGCGTTCTCTGGACCACAGCCCCCCCGagaaaatcaacaacaacaacactgtctgg GAAATGGAAGATGGTTTGGATGAAGCCTTCTCCAG actGGCAGTGTCGCGTACTAACCCCCAGGTCCTGGACATTGGGGTGACCCCCCAGGACTGGCTGACAGAACCTGACTGGGACAGCGCCAACGGCAACAGCTCCATCAGGGACGACAGCTATGTCTCCTGA
- the ldlrap1a gene encoding low density lipoprotein receptor adapter protein 1a isoform X2, producing the protein MDALKSAGRAIIRSPSIAKQSWHASRHKKLPENWTDTRETVVDGMTFNLRQLGMTLVDQPKGEELSAAAVKRIVATVKASGKKPPKVSLKVSPQGIVLLDCLSNQLLENISIYRISYCTADKLHDKVFAYITQNTLNGTLECHAYLCSKRKVAQAVTLTVAQAFKVAFEFWQVAKDEKEKRVKGGSTGEESISAQRRPTSLTDVATGNLLDFDDNVAMVLETNNIEQRSLDHSPPEKINNNNTVWEMEDGLDEAFSSCPLDSYGPPQGNHWQCRVLTPRSWTLG; encoded by the exons agcTGCCAGAGAACTGGACCGACACTCGGGAGACTGTTGTCGATGGGATGACCTTTAACCTCCGACAACTGGGCATGACTCTGGTGGACCAGCCCAAGGGGGAGGAGCTGTCGGCAGCAGCAGTCAAGAGGATCGTTGCCACG GTGAAGGCCAGTGGGAAGAAGCCTCCCAAAGTGTCTCTGAAGGTGTCTCCCCAGGGCATCGTCCTGCTCGACTGCCTGAGCAACCAGCTCCTGGAGAACATCTCCATATACAg GATATCCTACTGTACGGCAGACAAGCTGCATGACAAAGTGTTTGCCTACATTACCCAGAACACCCTCAACGGAACCCTGGAGTGTCACGCCTACCTCTGCTCCAAGAGGAAAGTG GCCCAGGCTGTGACCCTAACAGTAGCCCAGGCCTTCAAAGTGGCATTTGAGTTCTGGCAAGTGGCTAAAGATG agaaggagaagagagtgaAGGGTGGCTCTACAGGGGAGGAATCGATCTCTGCCCAGAGGAGACCCACCAGTCTGACAg ATGTTGCCACGGGCAACCTGTTGGACTTTGATGATAACGTTGCCATGGTATTGGAAACCAACAACATCGAGCAGCGTTCTCTGGACCACAGCCCCCCCGagaaaatcaacaacaacaacactgtctgg GAAATGGAAGATGGTTTGGATGAAGCCTTCTCCAG CTGTCCTCTGGATAGCTACGGGCCTCCTCAAGGCAACC actGGCAGTGTCGCGTACTAACCCCCAGGTCCTGGACATTGGGGTGA